The DNA segment GGCCGAGCATCACTTCCATTGAAACACCCTGTGTCTCCTTTCTCCAGCCCCGGCCCCACGCCCAGCTGCCTGAGGGACATTTTTCCTCAATGACGCCCAGGCATCTAGAACTCGTGACCAACCAGAGGAGGTGCCCTGCGAGGGCCAGCGAAGGCTCTCGCCTGCAAGGTACCCAGGTGAGCAGACATCCCCCTAGAGGATCAGACACGTTTCATCATACCCAGATGGATAgaggggtggatggatggataaatgaatggtTGGAGGCCCAGATGGATGGGTGGGGGATGGAAGGGTGGGTGGATCTAATCCTGGGACTCGGGTGAATTCCCTTCAGAACCATCCCCATGGTGAATTTCAGTGCAGGGGCAGTGAGGGGCCGTGGCCCTCGTCAGAGCTGATGGTGAGACCCTCACGCTCCCCTTCTGAGCCCGGAAGGGCCTCTCACTTCAGGGCATAGGGACACATGCCCCTGGAAAGCCTCAGCGCCCATCCCATAAAGAGTCACACCCCGGTCTTGTTAATGGCACACAAGCTCTTTACTCAGATAGACACGGCCCAGCAAGGGGCTCCCGGAGCCCcaggccctcacccccacccttcccctgcaTCTTCCTGCCTCGGCCCCCAGGGCCCGGGGTGTTCAGGCTGTGCAGGCCAGAGGAGGAGGTGGAGCTCCAGCTGGGGGCAGCAGGTGTGGGGAGGAGAAGGGCGTGCTCCTGGCTGACCCCTGAGCCCGCAGGGGGTCACAGACCCGTCTGGATTTGCTGCCTGATCCAGGGTGCGTAGGTCGGGATGCGAGCGTAGACCCCAGGGAAGCCAGGCTGGGCACAGCCGTAGCCCCAGCTCACCACTCCCACCAACTGCCAGGCCCCTTTCACCCTGCAGACCAGGGGGCCGCCGGAGTCACCCTGCGGAAGGAGGGGCGAATGAGCAGCGGGGCCAGCAGGGGCGGGGGCTTGGCGGGTGGGGGGGCACTCACCCAGCAGGAGACCCGGCCCGCGCCGCCCGCGCACAGCATGTCGTCCTGAATGATCTTCCTGTCATAGAGGTGCCAGAGGGAGTTGAAGTACAGCTGGTTGCAGAGGGCATTGTCCACCAGCTTCATGCTCACCTGCTGCAGGCGGTACGGCGGGGGCAGAGACTCTGCAGGGAAGAGACGGGCTCTGGCAGCCTGCAAACCCCACCGTCTCAGCCCACAGGCTGGGCCCCGGGCACCGCGGCCGAGGGTGGCCTCCCCCATGCCCACTGGCAGCACGGCTGCAGGGCCGCAGGGTGCAGGGGGGCCCGGCCGCCCCTCCATTCCTGAGTCTCTGCGACTGATCCTGCCTTTCGTGGGAAAgaccagagagagaaggaggcccTGGGTCTGTCTTCCAGCAAAGTGTCTTCTAAGCTGGGAAAAATAAGTGGGACCATTTCCTGGGAGGACCGAGCTCTGAGCCTGGTCCTGCATCAGCAGGTCACGGAGCACCCCCCACCTTGTGGCCGAATCTCCCAAGGGGAGCGCCCGGGCCGCTAGAGGGGCAAACCAGAGGCGCCCCCGTGCCACCCggccccttctcctcctccctgggCCCCGAGGCGGCCTGCCCGCAGGCCTCCCCACCCTGAGTCCCCCGCCGGCCCAGCATACCGTACATACTGACGCTGCCCCAGCCTGTCGCCCAGCACTGGCCCTCGGTGACCTCAGGAGAAGCTGACGACAGCCTGATGGGCTTCACGTTCGCGGTTCTGTCCACCGACTCTGCCAGCTGGAGCAGGGCCACGTCCGCACCCAGTCTAGCGCACACGTAGTCAGGGTGGACGATGATGCGGCTCACGTTCAGCAGCGCCTGGTCCCCGTAGAGGTACACGTCCCCCGCGTGGACCCGGTAGGTCGACGGGTCAGCGTCCTTCCTGGGGCCGGAAAGAAGCTGCAGGGCTGCATCCTTGAGGGCAGCACCCCCAGACATGTGGGGAGGGGCTTGGTATTTGGGGCAGAATCCCACCCTGAGCCCAGGCCGCCACGCCTTCTGCTTCACCCTTATGCTTTGCCCCGAGCCGGGCGGCAGCCAGGACTCACCGGAAGATGCAGTGGGCGGCGGTCAGCACCCACTGAGGGTGGATGAGGGAGCCCCCACAGATGTGCGTCCACGAGGCCCAGCGATAGTTGTATTGCCTCAGGCTGACCTGCCACGGCCACTTCCCCTGGGGGGCGCTGTCGCCGCCCATGATGCCCACCAGCTCATTGTCTGGGAGGGGTGCTGGGCAAGCAAGGTGGGGGCTCAGGCAGACCAGGCCCCAGCCCCTGGAGCTCAGCCCTGCCACCCGCACTCGGGCCTCCTCCAGGCAGAAGGAGCTGGCCCAGGACAGGTGGACAGTCACGTGGCCCCCCGGGGAAGGGAGGGCTGGCCTGGAGTCAGGACTCACCTGGGGCCCCAGCGATGGTGTCCCCCAGCAAAAAGAGGGTCAGGAATGGCAGCTTCAGCATCTGTGGGGGGAAGGGGGTGCTGGGGCTCAGGCCCTGGGCCCAGGGCTGGAGAGGCCAAGCTGCCCACAGGCCTGGGAGGGTCAGGGCCTTACCATGCCGGGACTCTGTGCTCTGCTCTGGGGACCTCCGGAGCCCCTTTATTGGTCGGCCACAGGAAGTGGGCGGGCAGCCCCGGCAGCCCTctgcgggggaggggagggcagttcGGTGTCAGGCCGGGACCGGTGGTGGCTGCCCATGCAGGAGCCACCCCGCCCTCCCCCCTTGAGTCGGAGGCTCCTGtccacagccctctccatgccccgCTGCACTGAATGGCTGGCCTCTTCCTGACTGGAGCCCCCGGGGCCTCCACACCCCACCCTGGAGGCTTCTTCCCACTTGTCAAGAGCAAACCATGCCTCACCTTCCCCGTGGGTGACCGGGAAGGCAATTCCTGAGCCCTGCTCACGGGCTTCCTGTCCCCAAGCTCAAGCTCAGAGCAGCCTTGCTGGGCATTGGTGACAATGACTGGGCAGGAGTGGCTCAGGGCtaccggcctcagggacccaggAGGTGCCTCGGGAGGTGGCAGGCCTGGACCTGGAGCCGCCTCCCATGGGACAAAGCCAGCCCAGGGAACCCAAGGCAGGCCTGGGGGACAAGCCAGCACCCCCAGAACATAGCAGGACGGGGTGCCGGAGTGGGCAGACACCTTGGGATCTGGGAACGGGGTTCTGAGCACTGCACCCCAACCTGAGGCAAGCCAGGGTGCCCAGGCATGGCTGAACTTGAGACTCATCTGAGAAAGCTTAGCTCCAGCCTCTGAGAAGAGGAGAGGGAGCCCGTGGCTGGCTGAGGAGATGGCTGTCAGGAGAGGCCTGCCGCTTCCAGACCTGGGGTGGTGGGGCGgtgccccctcccaccctcccgcCTCCGCCTGGTGCCCCAGCCCAGACCGACACCACAGGGCGCCAGCAAGCGCCGGCTACGAGACACACACTCAGTGTCCTGCTTTCCATGCAGGCCGTGGGTGCTGGGGTCCCTTATCTAGAAGGGATGTGCCTCAGATGGTCGCTCCTGATGGCCCTTGTGTCCGCTGTTAAGCAATGGGGCCCGGAGACAGGATACGCGGCTGCCTTGACAGGCTCTGCGACAGGATGAGGCGGACGCGTCCTCCCGTTGCTGGTCCGGCACGTGGCACCCCTGCTGCTGTGCTGGGCTGGCCCCCAGGGAGACGAGGGCCACACATGGCGGGAGGACCGGGTCCCAAGGCCATGGAGATGCTGCCAGTTACAAGCAGCTGTTTTGTGAGGAGCTTAAAACCCACTGTGACATGACTTCAAAACCCACACAACTTTCTCTTCCTCCAACTTGAAAATAGTtttctttaattatgaaaataatataaaagactCAGGCtaccagaaaacaaaaattagaacGTAGAAATCCCCCACAATCTCCTGCCGGCAGTAACCCCTGAGGCCACCGGCACATACGCATGTGTCCACAGGACCACCCAGCCATGCCCTGCAAGCTCCAGCCCCCACCGCGGCATCTTTAACGGTGCCCGCATCCAAATGGATGGGCTTAGGGTTCATTCCCCAATTCCCCGTCAGACAGGTGGACGCGCGGGCAGTTCCCAGCTATCCGCTGCGGCGGTGGTCGGGGATGAGCCCTCCTGCCTGCCCAGGGGCCCCACGTGATCATCAGTGGGCCCAGTCCCAGCTGGCCCGCATGGGGATCCATCCGTGACTGCGGCGGGGGGCCACGCAGGCTGCACCCCGGTGCCCCCCACGACAGGACGCCCCGTGTCCACGCGTGAGCAGCAGCTGTTTCTGGTCCACCCCGTCTGTCAGTCCCGCCTTTCTGTGCAGCCTTCTGGAAACTCCCCCTGGTTCCTGCTCCTCGAAACCCTCGGCCCCCCTTCTTCCCCGGGTCTCGGGATCAGCCCGCAAACCGCCGTGAAGACCTCAGTGGGCCACCGAAACGGGGCTTGATTTGTGGGTCCCCTGGGGGGGTTCCTCCCCTCGTCCCCGGGCCACCCCTCACGACCTTCCTTACTCGGGACCACCGCACGGACGCCCACCACTCCCAGGGGCACCGCGAGCTGGTGGCTGCGCCTCAGCGACCTCTCCTCCTGGTGGGGGACCGGAGCCTGCGCCCTGCCGATCCCGCTCGCCCGCTGGCCCCCGGCGAAGCCACTGCCCGTGGGCACGCAGGCTCCTGTCTCCTGCTCCACGGGTCCGTCGGGCTCCTGCCGGCAGGAGACGCGGAAGGGACTTCGTCCTTCGAGCCCCGCACCGCGCGCTGTCGCGCCCCCAAGCTCGTGGCTGCTGGCTGGTTTCATGTGGCCCGTTTCACAAAGCGGGGACGAGGACAAGGCTCAGAACGCGTGGCAGCAGGAGAGGGGACGGGGCCTGAGCGGCACGCTTGGTGTCCCCGGCCATCCCCGACTGCGCCTCCCTGGGGACGAGCCGagcggggtggggggcgggggcggaACATGGGGGAGGGTCTCACCCAGGGCCCACTGAGTCCTCCTGAGGATGCCCCTGAGCCAGCCAGACTCGCCGACAGCCCCCCTTGGTGACGGGGTGCCCTGCGGGTGTGACGGGGTAGGGGGCGGTGGCCCGGGGTGGGGGACAGTCTCCGATCGCCTCGTCCCCCCCCTCCCCAAGTCCAAGCGCAAGCTCCCGCCTCCCCCAGCACCCCAGGAACCCAAACAAGAGCTGCGCGTACCAGCCCCCCGCCGCCCGCCTCCAGGACCACCCTGACCCCCAGCCTGTCTGCCCACTTCAATGAAGCAGCAGATGCAGCTGGCATCGCGCCCCAGCCCCGTCGGGGTCTCCTGCCCGCCTTCCGCTCCTGGAACCTCTGAGCCCCTTTATCCCTGGAGGGCCCCCCCCCCGCTCCGGGGGCGGGGCTTGAGGGCAGGGGCGGGGCTTCCTCGTGCGCGGAGGACGCACTGCGCAGGCCTGGGCCTGGGTCCGGGGAACCCGGGGGCTCCCCGCAGCCCCAGTCGCGGGGCGAGCCAGGCGGGGACTAAGAGGGTCTGAGCCGGTTCTCCACCCCGGCCCCGGGCACACCTCCTCCGGGCCGCCCGGCTCCCAGGGCAGAGGGCAGCAGAGCCGGGAGGGCCGTGGGGCAGAGGCCCTGGGATCTGAGGTCTCTGTGGCTTGGTGGGCTACTCAGACCTGGGACAGGAGGGTCGTCGTGACCCCACGTGggtccctgcccagccctgtAACCCTGGGAAGTGAGGGACGAGGGGCAGGGCCAGCACGCGGCACGGGAAGCTGACCTCCACGAGCCCCCGTGTCCGCCCTCAGCACCCCAGCTCCGCCCCACGCAGCCCCCTCCCACGGGCAGCCAAGTACAGGGCTGCGCCCTGGGGCCGAGGGACAGCCACGCCCCCAGGACCCGAAGAGGGGCTTCCACAAACTCGGGCGGGGCTGGGCTCTGCCGCATGGTCCTGCTGCAGACCGGGGGCTGCCTCCTTGGAGGACCCCCATCCCTCGGGGGTGGACACTGGGGCCCCCACCCGTGTGGACGCGGGTGCCTGGGCCTCTGCAGGGCTTTTCCGCTGAGGATCAATCTGGGAAACTACAgactcttttaaaattttttttaaatttaatgtttctTTGGGTTTATTAAGAGTTTTCTTGAGGTACGGTTCACATTCCACACAGTTCAGCTTTGAAGAGTATGAGTCGGTGGGTTTAGGACCTTCACAGACGTCGTCGCCGCCAGGCAACTTCGCGACATGCTCAGGACTCTAAGCCTCAGACCCTCCCAGCCTCAGACCATCACGGATCCGCTTTCTGTCTTCACAGAGCTACACGCTCTGGACACTTCCCGGGAGCAGGGTGGGGCCCCCATGGCCCCCGGGCCTGACCGGTGGGTCCTCTCCTTGCGCCTCCCCTTCCTGCTCTGGAGGCTGGGTGGGCCAGCCCCCTGAGAACCGGCCTCAGCAAATGCATCTGGGGACGACTGTCCTGGGAGGCCCCCACCCAGGGGTTGGCCCTGCAcgtgtggggtggtgggaacgGCCGAGCATTGAGGCTCAGAGCTGGCAAAACAGGAAATGGGAGGGCTGGCGTCTGAGGGTCCCTGAAGGACTTACATCCTCCTGGCACCTGGTGGGGGGGTGGCTGAGAGAGACATAGGAGCTGGTGGTCCTGGACAGATGCCCCCCAGCCAAGCAGGGCGAGCTATTCCTGGGGACAAAAGAGGCATTGAGCCTTCAGACTTTGAATTGCCACATGAGGTCCGTCTCTCAGAAGGGGCTTCTGGGGGGTAATAAGCcttggggcaggaggggcagagctgAGGTTCCGGGAGGCCGAGGCAGTGCCACCTGATGGGGAAGGTCCATGCCATGGGTCTAATCATCCAGGACAATGACAGAGATGCCCGGGCAGTGGGGGAATGGCTGCTGGCCCTCTTTCCCAGCACAGGGACCTTGGAAATCCTGACCTGAGACCACATCCATCCCCCCGACCCCCACTCTGCCAGCTCGGTGCCCCTGCCCCGAACCCGCCCCTGGGCCGTGGGCATTACCCAGCCttcacccagcccctgccacagCCCTCAGGGGTATGGGACAGAAGCCTGGGGCCACTTGGGACAGGGACCAGGCTCTTCTCCACGAAAGCTGGCTCATCACACGGTTCCCATGGGTCAAGGTGCTGTGGGGGGAGCAGGCAGAGACCGAGCAGGTTGTAGACAGGGACCTGGACCCCACCGACCCCCTGCCTTCCCCAGCGCACTGTCCTGAAGACCCCAGACCTCCCCCAGAGTCCCTAGGGGCACCTCCGAATGCCTTAGGCCAGTGTCCGAGGGGACAGGACACAGCAGTGCAACAGCCAGAAGATGCAGAGGCACCCTTGGGGACCCTATCCTCTCTGCCCGGCCTGACATCAGGCAGGACACCAGCACGCAGGCCAGCCAGTCGGCTCCCTCAGCCGGCCACACGCTGCAGCCCAGGCACACACCATGGCCAGGCGACTTTCCCATAGCGTTTAATGACAATCTGCTCACAGCAGTGATCCCTGGTTCCTGGGGCACTTTCCCATGGACCTCATCCCGCCCCAGGGTCTCCCCTGCTCCCTCCACTGGCAGGAAATACAGGGTCCTGAGGGACAGGGAAGATGGGGGTTCTCCCCATCCTGCGGGCCCCACTCTGGCCCCGTCTAGGGGCTGGGCAGCAGGGGGACATACTGGCGGATCCAGGACACGTATCTTGTCACACGGGTGTACATGCCAGGGTAGTTGCGGTGGCCACACAGTTCGCCCCAGTTCACCACCCCCACCTGGAACCAGGTGCAATTCCAGAGGCACACCAGGGGGCCCCCAGAGTCCAGCTGTGGGAGAGACAGCATTCAGCAAGCAGTTCCGTGCACCCAGGCGGGTGGGCCCGGAGGGGATAGAGGagcctgggaggggtgggcctggGCCCCACCTGGCAGGAGTCCCAGCCCTCAGTGCCTGCGCACAGCATGTCTTCCCTGTTAATCTGGCCGCTGCTGTTGGAAGAACCCCAGTAGCGCTGGTCACAGAGCTCGTTTCCCACAGTGGGGACCTCCACCTCCTGCAGGTGGTAGGGCCAGGGCAGTGGCACTGTGGGGAGGGGCCGGGTGAGAACCAGGTGGTCCTTCGGGCACTGCACATGCCCCTTCCTCTCCTCGGGCAAATCAGAGCCCAGAACTGCCTGCCCAGGCAAGCACCCAGCTCCTGAGGTCGTTCCAGAAGCTTCCTATCCAAAGCCCAGGAGTCACATCCCATGCCGGGGATCCCAGAAGGTCCATAGAGTGAGCCACTCTGTGTCAGACCCAGCCACCACGGCCCCTCACGCTTCCCCAGGACCTACAGTTGTCTGCGATGTTACCCCAGCCGGTCACCCGGCACATCTTGTTCTCAGGGACCTTTAGGGAGGCGGGCGGGAGGGTGACCGGGTTGACTTGCTTAGAGAGCACCACGGGGGTCATCAGCTTCATCAGGGCGATGTCCGCGCCCCTCTTGGCAGACAGCCTCACGTTGAACTTGGGGTGGCGGATGATCTGGGCCACCTTGAGCAGCTGGTCATTGGCGCGGGGGCTTCAGCTGGCCGAGCTGGACCCTGAAGGTGCACGCCTCCAAGTTCCCCCTGGGGAGGGGCCGCAGCTCCTCAGAGGAGGCTGGGGGGAACCCTGCACCCAGCTCCCGgccctctgctccccaccccacttGCGTGAGCCACGTGGGCTGGGGGTACTCACGGCTCAAAGCAGTGGGCAGCGGTCAGCACCCACTGGGGGTGGATGAGGGACCCCCCACACTCATGCAGCCACCAGCAGTGCCCCATGTGGTAGAGCCTCAGGCTGACCTGCCACGGGTAGCGTCTGGCGGAGACATCACAGCCTCCCACGATGCCCACCTCATGTcctgggccaggggctgggggggcaAGTTGGGGGGCCATGAGAGACCCAGACAATGATGTTCTTGGAGCCCAGCGGCAAGCAGAGCTTCACACAAGCGGGGTCCTCAGGCTCCCCCCAGGGCCTGTCCTGGGAGCCCTGGGTGAGGTCAGGACTCACCCGGTGTCATGGGCAGGGAGCCCCCCAGGCAGGGGAGGGTCAGGATCAGCAGCCACAGCATCTGGAGAGGCCTGGGGGGCAGAGCGTGGCCCCTGCACTGTGGACAAGGCACCCATCCCGGGTGCCCATTTACGCTCCCCCACAGGAAGTGGGCACAAGGAGGGGCCGACACACAGGGACACATGTTCGGCCCTCGGGGAGCCGTCCCGCGGGAAGACTCAGGTCATGGAGGCGATTTGGGGGGCTTGAGAAGCTGATGGGGACGGCGGTCCCTGCTCATGTTTCAGGGTGTGACCTCAAGCAGGGCAGGTGAACTTTAAGTGGCTGCTATTCTGCTCCTAGCCTGAGGCCTGGGAATGATGGGGACCCAGGCTTCTCGGCATGGTCGGGGGGTGAGGAGGATACGTTGTCCAAGGAGGAGCCCAAGGGAGAGGAGACAGGGTCCTCAGGCTGCAGGGAACCGTCTGGAGACCCTCTGGAGACCCGTGCACTGCTGGCCAGCCGCCCCCAGGCCACCTGCCCTGCTCGGTGTGTCAGGAAGAGGCTCCATGATGGGAGGGGTGCGCCACCCAACACTGTCTCGGCTCAGCCCCACGCTGCAGCATCAGGGGGATGCCAGGAGGCCCCCCAGCCCAGCAGGGGCAGGAACCCCCATCCAAGTGCAGGGCAGGAGAGCCTGGTCTCTTCTGCTCCCTTGGGCCCAGCTGCCTGGCCTCCCAGAACTACAAGAGGCACGGAAGGGGCCTTGGGCCTGAGACGCCCGGGGGCACCTGTCCCAGCTGCAGTGGACACAGCCTAGAAAGGTTTGCCTTCCTTCCCTCAAAGTGGAACAGCTTTGGCGAGCAGCCCCCACCTGTCCGCTGTTTCCAGTTTGAGCCCCAGGGGTCATGTGATGATCTATGTGAAAATGTATAAAGCGCAGCCCTCAAGGTGGCCGGGGGTGGCAGTGGTCACACTGCACCTGAGCCAGCAGCCTGGCCATTGGCCCTGGCACCCTCCTGTCCTCTCTGAAAGGCTGAGGGAGGCCAGGGACACGTGGCCAGTGTACACATATGCATTCCCGCAAACACAGATGCATGCATGCACGTGCCATCATGCACATAGTCGTAGGTAGATACTGTGTCTGTGTCTCTGCCTGGGACAGTGTCCACACCACTGTCAGACCTGCCCCCGTGGAGCCCAGAGCTCTTCTGCCcggaggggtgggtgggaggatcCCATCAGCTCCCCGCTCCTCCCATCACAGCCCAGCCCCAGGGGCGCCCTCCTGCCTGGACATCCCATCACTGGAGACTCGTGGTTCACACAAGAATGCCACCACCCTCACAGTCCTGGGACTGGGCAGGGGACTGGGGGCTCGGGGACGGTGCCATTTGAGGAACAAGATGAGGAAGAAGGCccccccccacagcagctctggAAAGTACTGTCTCGTACACCgcagagcccagggctcagcGCCTGCCTTCCTCAGGACCCCAGGGCACAGGGCACAGGTGAAGCACCCTGCACTGGAGGAGCTGGATCCCCTCACCCGCAGCACGGGGCTGTCAGACCCGAGGGCACCCGTTGTTTCTGACCCCAGCCTGGCAGGGCTGTGGGGCTGTGATGCGTCTGACCCAGACACAGCTCTGCCTGGCTTTCGGGCAGAGAAGGAACTGCAAACTTGTCCACTTCATCCTGGACACTTCAAAGGCCCTTGTGGGCCCCCAGACCTAATGGCAAATTGGGAGAGAAGTGGGGCAAATGGATGGGAATCCCGGGTCCTAGATCTGTGCCCCTGTCTCCTCACCTACCCCCACACACACTGGggaaatagaattaaaaacaaaatctttcaaCCCAGAAATCCTCTCCACCAGGGTTGCGGAGAAAGGAAGCTTTTCATTATTGAATCAGCCTTAAATGAGAACGTGGCGCACATCACCAGTGGTTGCCCTGAGATGCCGAGACAGAAAGAGTTCTTGCCCTCTGATGGGGCCCAGTGGGCCCACCTGTCACACTCCAGGGGAGGGGTACTAGTCCTTCAAGCTAGGTGGGCAATAACTGGCAGATGGCCTGGCGACACCATTGGCCACACAGTTCACACTATAGTCACCTGGTACCTGGGGAGAAAGTGTTGGCTAATGGGCTCCATCCAGAGGAAACGCAAGCCCTCCTCACTTTATGGCAGCAAGTGCTCTGTAACCTGGAGCAAAGATGCCCCCAAAGTTAGACTCCTGTCCCCCAGAAACTGGGGGCTGTGTGCTGCCCTCTCCCTTGAGCCTCACATCTCAAAAAGATGCTCCCAGGCCCTCCGAGGGCTGACATTCTACTGGTTTCAAGGCGCCCCCACTGCCACAGCAGAAACACGCTCCATGCACACGTCACCGGCTGCATCCCTTCCCTGCCCCAGTTTCCTTCCCGTGTGTACTTGTGCCTCCCCCAGTGCTGCCCAGGGCCTGCTCCTGGCAGAGCCGAAGCTAAGGTAGTGGCCACACCCTAAAGTGGGGCAGGGCCGGGGCTGGGGTGAGCGGGTCGGGGAATCTGTCCCCTCAGTGCTCTGAGAAGTCACGGGTCATTGGAAAGAACACGAAATGGTCGTATCAGATCATTCAACTGCGACAGTAGATGCAAAGTGACAATGAATagtattttaaatacttatttttatgtatatgtatgtgttacatatatatataaaacactaa comes from the Manis pentadactyla isolate mManPen7 chromosome 10, mManPen7.hap1, whole genome shotgun sequence genome and includes:
- the LOC118927506 gene encoding putative serine protease 29, whose protein sequence is MLKLPFLTLFLLGDTIAGAPAPLPDNELVGIMGGDSAPQGKWPWQVSLRQYNYRWASWTHICGGSLIHPQWVLTAAHCIFRKDADPSTYRVHAGDVYLYGDQALLNVSRIIVHPDYVCARLGADVALLQLAESVDRTANVKPIRLSSASPEVTEGQCWATGWGSVSMYESLPPPYRLQQVSMKLVDNALCNQLYFNSLWHLYDRKIIQDDMLCAGGAGRVSCWGDSGGPLVCRVKGAWQLVGVVSWGYGCAQPGFPGVYARIPTYAPWIRQQIQTGL
- the LOC118927507 gene encoding LOW QUALITY PROTEIN: mastin-like (The sequence of the model RefSeq protein was modified relative to this genomic sequence to represent the inferred CDS: deleted 1 base in 1 codon), with protein sequence MLWLLILTLPCLGGSLPMTPAPGPGHEVGIVGGCDVSARRYPWQVSLRLYHMGHCWWLHECGGSLIHPQWVLTAAHCFEPGNLEACTFRVQLGQLKPRANDQLLKVAQIIRHPKFNVRLSAKRGADIALMKLMTPVVLSKQVNPVTLPPASLKVPENKMCRVTGWGNIADNLPLPWPYHLQEVEVPTVGNELCDQRYWGSSNSSGQINREDMLCAGTEGWDSCQLDSGGPLVCLWNCTWFQVGVVNWGELCGHRNYPGMYTRVTRYVSWIRQYVPLLPSP